In Paracoccus liaowanqingii, the genomic stretch GATCCCCCTGGGGCTGAGGCCCAGGGGCTTGTTGATCGTCAGGTCGGCGAACAGCACTCCGATCCAGGCCAGGGCCACATGCGAATAGATAGACAGCGTCGTCTCCAGCGCGGCAAAGACGCCCAGCTCCATCAGCAGCAGCGCGATCGCGACATTGAACACCAGCCAGACCACGCGTCCGGGATGGGCATGGGTGATGCGCGAAAAGAAGTTCGACCAAGCGATCGAGCCGGCATAGGCATTCGTGACGTTGATTTTAAGCTGGGATAAAATCACGAAGATTCCCGTCAGCACCAGCGCCAGCACCGGATAGGGCAGGGCCATCGAAAAGGCCTTGTGGTACAGAAGCGTCGGGTCGATGGCATGGGTCAGGTCCAGGTCGATCGCCTCTGGCGGGACCAGCGTGATCAGCCAAGAGCCCAGCAGCATCTTGACGGTGCCCAGAACTGCCCAACCCGGCCCGGCCAAGATCACCGCACCCCACCAGCGCCACTTTTCGCGCCTGCCGTGCGGTTCGGGCAGGAAGCGCAGGAAATCAACCTGCTCGCCGACTTGCGCGATCAACGCCAGCACAACACCGGATGCTGCGCCAAAGGCCAGGATGCCGGGCGTGGCGCCGCCGTCCAGACCCTGGAACCCGGTCCAGTCTGGCAGGTCCTGGCCGCTCAGCGCGATCAGCCCGAAGGGCAGGAGATGCAGCACGATCCACGCGGGCTGTGTCAGCGCCTGAAAGGCCGAGATCCGGCTGAAGCCGTGGATGACCATCGGAATGATCGCCAAGGAGGCGATGAGATAGCCGACCGACACCGGAATTCCAAAGACCAGCCGCAGCGCCGAGGCCAGGATCGCAGCTTCCAGCGCGAAAAAGATGAAGGTGAAGCAGGCATAGATCAGCGAGGTCAGGGTCGAGCCCAGATAGCCAAATCCCGCCCCGCGCGTCAGGAGGTCGATATCGACCCCATAGCGCGCCGCATAATAGCTGATGGGAAACGCGGTGACGAACAGAATCAACCCGCCCGACAGGATCGCCGCGACGGCCACGTCAAATCCCCAGCTCAGCGTCACCGCGGCCCCGATCGCCTCGAGGGCCAGAAACGAGATTGAGCCGATGGCGGTGTTGGCGACCCGTCCCGGTGACCAGCGGCGGGCCCTGCGCGCAGTGAAGCGCAGGGCAAAATCCTCTATCGTCTCGTTGGCGACCCAACGGCTGTATTGCCGCCGTTCCCGCGTGGCCTGAAAGGCTTCGCCCATCTCCTCGATCTGTCCCCATTGTGTCGGTGCAGAGAAACGGCCGTACCTCTGGCGGTACCGATGCCCGGACAGCCCCTGCCGCCATTCCGCTATCGTCCCGAGGATACGGGGAAAACTGCGAAGGGGTATACGTCATTCGACGTATGTTGCGCTGCAGCATCCGCCTTCATGATCATCGCAAGGCGCCGCTCGTGAACACAGCGCCAGCGAACAGAGAGGAACCTGCCATGTCCCGCAAGCCGCCATTCCCCGTATCTGCCCAGTCCACCGCCTCGCGCCGCGCCTTTCTTGCCGGCTCTGCCGCCCTGACCGCGAGTCTTTTCCTGCCAAAGGGCGTCAGGGCCCAGGATTTCCCGACTGCAACGGTCAATACGACCGGTCTGGCCGTCACCGATACCGAAGTGACCGTGGGCATCCTGCACTCGGTCACCGGCACGATGGCCATTTCGGAAACCGGCTCCGTGCAGGCCGAAAAGCTGGCCATCTCGCAGATCAACGAGCAGGGCGGGGTGCTGGGCCGCCAGATCACCTTCATTCAGGAAGACGGCGCGTCCGACTGGCCCACCTTCGCAGAAAAGGCCCGCAAGCTGCTGGTCAACGACAAGGTCGCGTCCGTCATGGGCTGCTGGACCTCTGCCAGCCGCAAGGCGGTGCTGCCGGTGTTCGAGCAGCATAACGGCATGCTGTATTACCCGACCTTCTACGAAGGGCTCGAGCAGTCGCCCAACGTGATCTATACCGGACAAGAGGCGACGCAGCAGATCCTGGCCGGGCTGGACTGGGTCACCGAAACCAAGGGCGCCAAATCGTTCTATCTTCTCGGCTCGGATTACATCTGGCCGCGCACCTCGAACAAGATCGCCCGCAAGCATATCGAGATGAAGGGCCTGGAGGTGCTGGGAGAAGAGTACTTCCCGCTTGGCCATACCCAGTTCAACTCCGTCATCAACAAGATCAAGCTGCGCAAGCCGGACGTGATCTACGCGATCGTGGTCGGCGGGTCGAACGTGTCGTTCTACAAGCAGCTGCAGGCCGCAGGGATCGACCTGACGCAAGAGGCGCCGCTGCTGCTGACCATTTCGGTCACCGAAGACGAGATCCTGGGCATCGGCGGCGAAAGCATCGAAGGCGCCTATGCCTGCATGAAATACTTCCAGTCTCTGGACAATCCCAACAACATGGCCTTCGTCGAGGCGTTCAAGGAGATGTGGGGCGACGACATCGTCATCGGTGACGTCACGCAAGCCGCCTATCTGGGTCCGTGGCTGTGGAAGGCCGCCGTCGAGCGGGCAGGCAGCTTCGACATCGACCGCATCCGCGAGGCCAGCCCGGGCATCGAGATGGACACCGCCCCCGAGGGCTTCGTGAAGGTGCATGACAACCACCATCTGTGGTCCAAGACCCGCGTGGGCCGGGCCATGGCGGACGGGCAATACGAGGTCGTCTTCGAGACCGCCGAGCTGGTCGAACCCGATCCCTTCCCGGAAGGCTATCAGTAACGCTCCCCTCTGCCATCCGACCTTGGATGCCGGCCAGACCGGCATCCGCCCCTTCCCCGACGCGAGGTGCGCGATGTTTGCCGATTACAGCTGGGGCGAGCTGGGTTCGATCTTTGCCATGCAGGGATTTGCCGGGCTGATCCTGTTCTCTGTCTTCGTCCTGATGGCCCTGGGGCTGGCGATCATCTTCGGCCAGATGGGCGTCATCAACATGGCGCATGGCGAGTTCATGATCCTGGGCGCCTATGTGACCTATCTGATGTCGGGGCTGTTCCAGACCTGGCTGCCCGGCCTGTTCGGCATCTACTTCTTCGTCGCAATGGCCTTGGCCTTTGTGGCCGCGGGCGCGCTTGGCATGGTCGTGGAATGGCTGCTGATCCGCAGGCTGTATCACCGGCCCCTGGACACGCTGCTGGCAACCTGGGGACTGTCGCTGATCCTGCAGCAACTGTATCGCAGCATCTTCGGCGCGCGCGAGGTCGGTGTCAGTGTCCCGCAATGGATGATGGGCTCGCTGCCGCTGACCGACATGATCGAATTGCCGATCAACGGCATCTTCGTGATGGTGCTGACGCTGGTGATCGCCGGCGGCGTCTATGTCATGCTCTATCGCTCGCAATGGGGCCTGCAGGTGCGCGCGGTGATGGCCAACCGCAGCATGGCCGATGCGACGGGCATCAATACCGGCTGGACCGACCGGCTGACCTTCGGCATCGGCTGCGGCGTGGCGGGGGTTGCCGGTGCGGCCTTCACGATGATCGGTTCGACCAGCCCGACCGCCGGGCAGCTCTACATCGTCGACACCTTCCTGGTGGTCGTCTTCGGCGGGGCCGCCAGCCTGCTGGGCACCATCGCCTCGGCCTTCGCGATCAGCCAGACGCAGTCCTTCCTCGAGTTCTTCCTGTCGGGCTCGATGGCCAAAGTGCTGACCCTGCTGGCCGTGGTCGGCATCCTGATGCTGCGCCCGCAGGGCCTGTTCTCTCCCAAGATCCGGAAATGAGGCCTGTCATGACCGACACCCCCCCCGCCATGCCGCCCGCCCGCGGCTTTCTGGACCGGACCGAGATCCTGGGCGTGATCGTCCTTGCCATGGTGATCTTCGTCATCCTGCCCGCCTTCACCGATCCGTTCCGCCTGAACCTGTATGGCAAGTACCTGACCTATGCTTTCGTCGCGGTGGGGCTGGTGCTGTGCTGGGGGTCGGGGGGCATCCTCAGCCTGGGGCAGGGGATCTTCTTCGGCCTCGGTGGATATTGCATGGCGATGTTCCTGAAGCTGGAGGCCTCGACCCCTGAGGCGACCGCGATCCAGTCCACCCCCGGCATTCCCGACTTCATGGACTGGAACCAGATCACCGCCCTGCCATGGTGGTGGGAGCCCTTCCATTCGTTCAGCTTCACCCTGTTTGCGGTGGTGGCCGTGCCGGTGGCCTTCGCCTTCATCATCGGCATGGCTATGTTCCGCAGGCGCGTGGGAGGGGTGTATTTCTCGATCATCACGCAGGCCGTGGCCGCGATCCTGACCATCCTGATCATCGGGCAGCAGGGCTTCACCGGCGGCATCAACGGCATCACCGACCTGCGCACGCTGCTGGGCTGGGACATCCGCACCGACAGCGCAAAAGAGATCCTGTATTTCGTCAACGGCATCCTGCTGTTCGTCTGCCTGGGCATCGCGCAGTTCATCCGCCGGTCCAAGGCGGGCCGACTGCTGATCGCCATGCGCGACCGCGAGGACCGGGTGCGGTTCTCGGGCTATGACGTCGCCGCCTTCAAGATTTTCATCTTCTGCGTGGGGGCGGGCTTTGCGGCCATCGGCGGCGCGATGTTCACGCTGCAGGTGGGCTTCATGTCGCCCAGCTTCGTCGGCATCGTGCCCTCGATCGAGATGGTGATCTTCTGCGCGGTCGGCGGGCGCTATTCGATCCTGGGGGCGGTCTGGGGCGCGCTGCTGGTCAACTGGGCCAAATCCGCGTTCTCTGAGAGCTTCCCCGAGCTGTGGCAGTTCGGCCTGGGCGGGCTGTTCATCGCGGTGGTGCTGCTGTTCCCCGAGGGACTGGCCGGGTTGTGGAACCGCTATGCCGCCCCCCTGCCGGGCCGGCTGCGCCGCAGGGCGCCCCGCTCCGCCCCTGCTCCGGCTGAATGAGGACCGACGATGAACGTGGAAAATCCAAGGCTGATCCTGTCCATCGAGGATCTGACGGTGTCCTTCGACGGGTTCAAGGCGGTCGACGGGCTGAACCTCTATGTCGCGCCGAATGAATGTCATGTCATCATCGGCCCGAACGGGGCCGGCAAGACCACCGTGCTGGATCTGATCTGCGGACGGACACGCGCGACCTCGGGCTCAATCGAGTTCAAGGGCATGGAACTTCTGAAGATGCGCGAGGATCAGATCGTGCATGCGGGCGTGGGCCGCAAGTTTCAGACGCCCTCGGTCTATGAGGATCTGACCGTCTTCGAGAACCTCGAGATCAGCTATCCGCGCGGCTATTCGGTCTTCGGTGCGCTGGCCTTCCGCCGCACCTCCGAGATCCGTGACCGGATCCACGACGTCGCGGGCACGATCTTCCTGGCCGATCACCTGGGCCAGAAGGCCGCCCATCTCAGCCACGGCCAGAAACAGTGGCTGGAGATCGGCATGCTGCTGATTCAGGATCCGCAGCTGCTGATGCTGGACGAGCCGGTGGCCGGCATGTCGGTGGCCGAGCGCGTGAAGACGGCCGAACTGCTCAACCGCATCATCGCCGACCGATCCGTCATCGTGGTCGAGCATGACATGAAGTTCGTCGAGGACATCGCCACCCGGGTCACCGTCCTGCATCGCGGCAAGCTGCTGGCCGAGGGCTCGATGGCCCATGTCCAGGCCGATCCGAACGTCATCGAAGTCTATCTGGGCCATTGAGGGGGAAGCCATGCTGAACGTCACCGACCTGCGCGCGGCCTATGGCGAAAGCGAGGTGCTGCACGGCATCGACCTGCCCGTGGCACCGGGCGAAATCGTCGCCATCATGGGCCGCAACGGCATGGGCAAGACCACGCTGATGAAGACGCTGATGGGCGTGGTGCCGCTGAAGTCGGGCGCCATCGCGCTGGACGGCACGCCCATCGGGGCCCTGCGCCCCCATGCCCGCGTGGCGCGCGGCATCGCCTATGTGCCGCAGGGGCGGATGATCTTTTCCGCGATGACCGTGCAGGAGAATGTCGAGACCGGCCTGACCGTGACCGGCCGCCGAAAGGTGCCCGACGACATCTACGAGCTGTTTCCCGTGCTGCTGGAGATGAAGTCCCGCCGGGGCGGCAACCTGTCGGGCGGCCAGCAACAGCAGCTGGCCATTGCCCGCGCGCTGGCCTCCGACCCCAAGGTGCTGCTGCTGGACGAGCCGACCGAGGGCATCCAGCCCTCGATCATCCGCGAGATGGCGCGCACGCTCAAACGCATCCGCGACCAGCGCGGCCTGTCGATCCTGGTCTCCGAACAGGTGCTCAGCTTTGCGCTGGACGTGGCCGACCGGGTGATGGTGATCGAGAACGGCCGCATCGTCCACGACGCCCCCCGCGCCGGGCTGGACGAAGCCCGCGTCTCGAAATTCCTTTCCGTCTGACTTGCCAACAGGAGGCTATCATGGCTGACACGCTGATTTCCGTGGACCTTGCGGAGAGCCCGCACACCAATGACAAGATCCACAACCGCTGGCATCCCGACATCCCCATCGCGGTCTGGGTCGAGCCGGGCGACGAGTTCAAGATCGAGACCTATGACTGGACCGGCGGCCAGATCTCCAACAATGACGACGCTTCGGATGTCCGCGACGTGGAGCTGGAACAGGTCCACTACCTGTCCGGCCCCATCGGCATCAAGGGCGCCGAGCCGGGCGATCTGCTGGTGGTCGAGATCCTGGACATCGGTGCAAAGGAAGAAAGCCAATGGGGCTTCAACGGCTTCTTTTCCAAGCAGAACGGCGGCGGCTTTCTGACCGAGCATTTCCCGCAGGCACAGAAATCCATCTGGGATTTTCATGGCATGTTCACGACCTCGCGCCATATTCCCGGCGTGAAATATGCGGGCCTGATCCATCCGGGGCTGATCGGCTGCCTGCCCGACCGCAAGATGCTGGACATGTGGAACACGCGCGAGAAATCTCTGTTCGACACCGACCCGGCCCGCGTCCCCCCACTGGCCGCCCTGCCCACGACGCAATCGGCGCATATGGGCGCCCTGACGGGAGAGGCCCGCGACAAGGCCGCGGCCGAAGGCGCCCGCACCGTCCCCCCGCGTGAGCATGGCGGCAATTGCGACATCAAGGATCTGTCGCGCGGCTCGACCATCTATTTCCCGGTCTATGTGCCCGGGGCCGGGCTTTCGATGGGCGATCTGCATTTCAGCCAGGGCGATGGAGAGATCACCTTCTGCGGCGCGATCGAGATGGCGGGCTGGCTGCATCTGAAGGTCAGCCTGATCAAGGGCGGCTGTGAAAAATATGCGATCCGCAACCCGATCTTCAAGCCTTCCCCGATGGCGCCGAAATACGACGACTACCTGATCTTCGAGGGTATTTCTGTCGATGAGACTGGCACCCAGCATTACCTGGACGTGCAGGTCGCATATCGTCAAGCCTGTCTCAACGCGATCGAGTACCTGAAGAAGTTCGGATATACCGGGGCGCAGGCCTATTCTATTCTGGGAACCGCACCCGTCCAGGGCCATATCTCCGGCGTGGTGGACATTCCCAATGCCTGCGCGACGCTGTGGCTGCCGACGGACATCTTCGAGTTCGACCTCAAGCCCAACACCGACGGGCCCAAGCTCTATCTTGACGGGTCTGTCGATCTTCCATTGGCCCCCGATCTTTGAATGTCCCGGGCGCCGCTTGCGGCGCCCGTTCCCAAACCGAAGGGACGAGCCCATGCCCAGCTACGATTACCGCTGCCCCACTTGCGGCCCCTTCGAGGCCCGCGCGTCCATGGCCGATTACGCCCAGCCCGGCTGCTGCCCCACCTGCCGGAGCACAAGCCCACGGGTGTTGCTGAGCGCCCCGCTTGTCGCCAACATGGATGGCAACCGGCGCCGTGCCTTTGCCACGAATGAACGCAGCGCTGATAGCCCGAAGCGATCTAGCCATGGGCCCGGCTGTAGCTGTTGTTCCGGGAGCCGCAAAAAGCCCTCCAGCACACTATATCGCCCCGACGGATCGAAATCGTTTCCCACGAAACGACCTTGGATGATTTCACATTAAAGATCGGCGGCAATCTCTCGGGCGCAGTGGATTTCTTTTCGCCCATGGGATTTGCGAACGGCGGTCAGAGAGGCCGGCATGCTTGATAAGGGCGCATATGGAGCTGGGTTGCTGTTGCGTGGTGGCTGGCGAAACGGCAGACCCGTTGACAATTAGTGACCATCTCTGGACGGTCGTCTACTCGAACCACAAAGACGACGCTTCTGTTTGATCCTATTGCCGCTTGGCGACGAAGGCTGACGCGTCGTCAGACCTGTAGGACGGGTCGGCGCTGGAAGGTTTCAGCAACAAGTCGAAAGTCACGTCGACCCGATACGTGGATTCTTCATAAGAGCGTGTCAGATCACCTCACCGCGGCCGCAGCCCGTCCAGAAAGACGTTCAGCAAAACATCCGCACGTGATGCGTCTGCACCGGGACCGTAGCTCAAGCCAAGCAGCACCCGCATCAGGTCATCTGCGGTGATTTCGTCGCGAATCTGTCCTGCTGCCAACGCCCGGTCGCGCAAACCGCTGACAGCCGCCGTCATGCGGGCCGACTGCTCGGTGAAGAACGGCGCCTCCTTGTCCAGCACCGGAGCGAGGGCCGTGACCATACCCTTCTTGGTCGCCATCATTGCCAATGCGGCCGTCATCCATGTCTCGAGGTCGTCTTTTCGGGCCAGCGCCTCCAGTTCCTCGACCTCGCGCGCATAGACAGCCTGGAAAAGCGCCTCCCGCGTGGGGAAATGGCGGTAGAGGGTGCCAGTTCCCAAGCCGGCACGGCGCGTCACGGCTTCGAGACTGGCTCCATCGGCGCGGAACACCTCGCGTGCGGCGGTCAGCAGACGTTCGCGGTTGCGGGCCTGATCGGCACGCGGCTTGCGTGCAACTGGCGTGTCTTCGCCCATTACCGGCCTCCTCCTCCATCGTTCTTGCGAAACGGAGGATGCCTCCGTATGGTGGTGTCATGGCCGCGTCCGGCCCTACTTCCCGATAGCCTATCGCCAACGAGGGAAAGATGACACAGACCCTGAACCTGACCATCAACGGAACCGCCCGGGCCCTCGCTCTGGACGACCCTCGCGTGACGCTACTGGACGTCCTGCGTGAACGGATCGGCCTGACCGGCACCAAGAAGGGCTGCGACCGCGGCCAGTGCGGCGCCTGCACGGTGCTGATCGATGGACGGCGCATCAACGCCTGCCTGGCGCTGGCATTGTCCCATGACGGGGCCAGCATCACCACGGTCGAGGGCCTGGCCCAAGGCGAAGACCTGCACCCCGTGCAGGCCGCATTCATCCGCCATGACGGGTTCCAATGTGGTTATTGCACGCCCGGCCAGATCATGTCCGCTGTCGCCCTGATCGCCGAGGGCGAGGCCGGGCTGGACCCGGAACGCGTCCGCGAGGGGATGAGCGGCAACCTGTGCCGCTGCGCCGCTTATGCCGGGATCACCGAGGCCGTGCTGGACGCCACCCGCGTCATGACCACGCGGGAGGATGCGGCATGAACCTGTTCGATTACACACGCGCCGACACACTGGAGGCCGCTATGGGCGCGGATGGCGCGATCCTGGCCGGCGGGACGAACCTGCTGGACCTGATGAAGATCGGCGTCGCCACGCCGTCGCGGCTGGTGGACATCACCCGCCTGCCGATGCGCGGGATCGACGACCATAACGGTGGCCTGCGCATCGGCGCGATGGTCAGCAATGCGGATCTGGCCCGCGATCCGCGGGTGCTGGCCCGCTTTCCCGCCGTGGCCGAGGCGCTGCTGTCCGGGGCGTCCCCGCAGCTGCGCAATGCCGCCAGCACCGGGGGCAACGTGATGCAGGCGACCCGCTGCAGCTATTTCCAGGACCCTCTGTCGCCCTGCAACCGCAGACAGGCCGGATCGGGCTGTTCCGCCATCGGTGGGGTGACGCGAAACCATTCAGTCCTGGGCTGGACCGACGCCTGCATCGCAACGCATCCGTCCGACCTGTGCGTGGCGCTGGCGGCCTTCGACGCCGTGGTGGAGATCGCGGGCCCCACGGGTCGCCGCGAGATGCCAATGGCCGAATTCCATCCGCTGCCCGATGCGACCGGCGTGCCGCCCGCGCTGGCGGCCGGAGAGGTCATCACTCATATCCGCCTGCCCGATCCCGGCGGCATGGCCCGCCATGCCCGCTATGTGAAGCTGCGCGAGCGGACGTCCTATGCCTTTGCCATCGTCTCGGCCGCGGCGGGGGTCCACGTGATGGACGGCCGGATCGTGGCTGCCCGCCTGGCCCTTGGCGGCGTTGCTGCCCGCCCCTGGCGCGCCCATGCGGCCGAGGCCGGTCTGATCGGCCAGCCCCCGTCGGAGGACGCCTTTGCCCATGCGGCCGCGCTGGCCCTGCAGGGTGCCGCGCCGTCGGGCGACAATGCCGTCAAGATCGTGCTGGCACAGCGCATTGCCATCCGCGCGCTGATGCAAGCTGCGGCGGGCACGCCCGACCGGATGCCCGCGCTGCCCGCCTCTGTCTTCGAAGGAGACGTCCATGGCTGACATGACGAACATCCAGCAGCACGTGCGCTTGGGCTCGAACTCGGGACAGCCGATGACCCGACGCGATGGGGTGCTGAAGGTGACGGGCCAGGCGCCCTATGCCGCCGATCGCCGCCCCGAGGGCGTGCTGCACGCCGTCACCGCCGTCGCAGGCATCGCACGCGGCACGGTCGAACATCTCGACACGGCGGCGGCCTTGGCGCATCCGGGCGTGGTCAGGGTCTATACCCCCGCGAACCGTCCAGCCTTGGCGGTGCATCCCGACACCAAGATCCACGGCTTTGCCTGGCGGACCGAGGCGTTGCAGGACGACACCGTGCGCTATGCCGGACAGCCCATCGCGCTGGTTGTGGCCGAGACGCTGGAGGCCGCGACCGAGGGTGCGCGCCTGCTGAACCCCCGATATCGTGCCGATCCGCCGAGGATCGGCCTGGACGGCAATGCGCCCTATGACCCCGAAACCGTCAGCATCGGCCGCCCGCCGTCGCTGCAGACGGGCGACATGGACGCCGCCCGCGCGGGTGCCGCCCACCATTTGGACACGGTCATCGAGACCGCGGCCCAGTATCACAACGCGCTGGAACCCCATGCCATCACCGCCAAATGGGTCGGTGACCAGCTGGAGATTGACACCCCGAACCAGGCCATTGGTCTAGCGAAGCAAAGTTTTGCGGCCTATCTAGGGATCGATCCGGCACAGATCGTGATCCGCAGTCCGTTCCTTGGCGGCGGTTTTGGGTCAAAGGCCATCCTGTATGGTGCGCAGCTGCTGGCGGTGCTGGCGGCCAGGGATCTGGACCGCCCCGTCAAGCTGGCGCTGCGTCGCGACCAGATGTACGGCCCTGTCGGCCACCGCCCCGCCACGCGGCAGACGCTGCGTCTGGACTTGGACGACCAGGGGCACATCATCGCGCTGGACCACCACACATTGGCCGTCGCCTCCAGCTTCGATGACTTCATCGAAAGCGCGTCGAACGCCTCGCACAGCGTCTATGCCACGACCGCGATGCGGACCACGCACAGCGCGGTGCGCGCGGATACCGGCACGCCCGGACCGATGCGCGCGCCCGGAGAGGCGCCGGGATCGGCCGCTCTGGAGGTCGCCATCGATCAGGCGGCCCATGCGATGGGCATGGACCCGCTGGCCTTCCGTCTGCTGAACTATGCCGAGACCGACCCGGCCACGGGGATGGCGTTCTCCTCCAAGGCGCTGCGCGAGTGCTATGCGCAGGCAGCGGACCTGTTCGGATGGGCAGACCGCCCGATGGCACCGCGCCAGATGCGTCAGGGGCGGTTGCTCAAGGGTTGGGGCATGGGCACCGCGCAGTTTCCCTGCCCGATGTTCCAGGCTGCGGCGCATGCGACCTTGCGCGCCGACGGCAGTGCGGTGGTGGAAACCTCGGCCGCGGATATGGGGCAGGGGGCCTGGACCGCGCTGGCGCAGATCGCCGCCGACGGGCTTGGCATCGATGTCGACCGGCTGGAGTTCCGCTCGGGCCATTCCGACCTGCCCGATGCGGGCGTGGCGGGCGGATCGGGCCATACGGCCACGGCGGGCACCGCGCTCTTCAACGCCGGCGCCGACACGGTGCGGCAACTGGCCGACATCGCCATCAACGATCCGGGATCGCC encodes the following:
- a CDS encoding xanthine dehydrogenase family protein molybdopterin-binding subunit, translating into MADMTNIQQHVRLGSNSGQPMTRRDGVLKVTGQAPYAADRRPEGVLHAVTAVAGIARGTVEHLDTAAALAHPGVVRVYTPANRPALAVHPDTKIHGFAWRTEALQDDTVRYAGQPIALVVAETLEAATEGARLLNPRYRADPPRIGLDGNAPYDPETVSIGRPPSLQTGDMDAARAGAAHHLDTVIETAAQYHNALEPHAITAKWVGDQLEIDTPNQAIGLAKQSFAAYLGIDPAQIVIRSPFLGGGFGSKAILYGAQLLAVLAARDLDRPVKLALRRDQMYGPVGHRPATRQTLRLDLDDQGHIIALDHHTLAVASSFDDFIESASNASHSVYATTAMRTTHSAVRADTGTPGPMRAPGEAPGSAALEVAIDQAAHAMGMDPLAFRLLNYAETDPATGMAFSSKALRECYAQAADLFGWADRPMAPRQMRQGRLLKGWGMGTAQFPCPMFQAAAHATLRADGSAVVETSAADMGQGAWTALAQIAADGLGIDVDRLEFRSGHSDLPDAGVAGGSGHTATAGTALFNAGADTVRQLADIAINDPGSPLFGAGNAGVTARGGRLYRNDDDSRSETYEDILARAGLDLLRGEGKGAREGEPDRAMFSHGGVFAEVLVDPDLGQIRVSRLVGAFAAGRIINPQLARSQLLGGMIWGVGFALHEEAIHDPRTGRFTNNDLAGYHIPVNADVPFVEALMVHEDDPYVNALGIKGVGELGVTGTVGAIANAVWHATGICPQRFPIHPESLI